One window from the genome of Desulfovibrio aminophilus encodes:
- a CDS encoding transcriptional regulator domain-containing protein: MPLSIDWRASADYKHTKTIPAAGFAWEYLRRDDEYHHDFHAISRMKNPTGPRLDAFARRWGLRFPLRS, translated from the coding sequence ATGCCGTTGAGCATAGACTGGCGTGCATCGGCGGACTACAAGCACACGAAAACCATTCCCGCCGCCGGTTTCGCTTGGGAATATCTGCGACGCGATGATGAGTATCATCACGATTTTCACGCGATCTCGCGTATGAAGAATCCGACTGGCCCCCGGCTCGATGCGTTCGCACGACGCTGGGGGCTGCGATTTCCCCTGCGATCCTGA
- a CDS encoding AlpA family transcriptional regulator — translation MPDPLADLPPRFLRTKEAAYFLGLSRRTLEKHRTYGTGPVYRKVGGRVLYAIRDLEAWTEIGARTCTRDRDAGTVFPPHRLTPEERDQL, via the coding sequence ATGCCCGATCCGCTGGCGGACCTGCCGCCGAGATTCCTGCGCACCAAGGAAGCCGCCTATTTCCTCGGCCTTTCGCGCCGAACCCTTGAGAAGCATCGCACCTATGGCACCGGTCCGGTTTACCGAAAAGTCGGGGGCCGCGTGCTCTATGCCATCCGCGACCTAGAAGCCTGGACAGAAATCGGCGCCCGCACATGCACGCGGGACAGGGACGCCGGCACGGTCTTTCCCCCGCATCGGCTGACACCCGAAGAACGGGACCAGCTCTGA
- a CDS encoding DNA -binding domain-containing protein, protein MRVRPELDPDVEDEAPTGSDITIYDEEHFVTYLRLLDADAEGADWTEVARIVLHRDPVTDESRARHCWESHLTRAKWMTKIGYRRILEQAVGQN, encoded by the coding sequence ATGCGTGTCAGGCCGGAACTCGATCCCGATGTCGAGGATGAAGCCCCGACCGGCTCCGACATCACCATCTACGACGAAGAGCATTTCGTGACCTATCTGCGCCTGCTCGACGCGGACGCGGAAGGTGCGGATTGGACTGAGGTGGCGCGAATCGTGCTGCACCGCGATCCGGTGACCGACGAAAGCCGCGCACGCCATTGTTGGGAAAGCCATCTGACCCGTGCAAAGTGGATGACGAAGATCGGCTATCGCCGGATTCTGGAACAGGCAGTCGGGCAAAATTAG
- a CDS encoding GNAT family N-acetyltransferase: MIVLNTTRLTLSPCNPRDRVDFIRLETDPEVMRFLNNGAVDHSRINPANAPFLMPRGNEPNVWTARGNADDEFVGWFCLSPKGRAVAEIGYRLRRKAWGQGLASEGAAALIGWGFEGGGYDSIVAHTMAVNRGSRRVMEKIGMKHTRTDFLDFPDPIPGTEHGEVMYELSHSEWLGI, encoded by the coding sequence ATGATTGTCCTGAACACGACCCGCCTGACACTCAGTCCTTGCAACCCGAGAGATCGGGTCGACTTCATCCGGCTTGAGACTGACCCGGAAGTGATGCGGTTTCTGAACAACGGTGCGGTTGATCACAGCAGGATCAATCCGGCAAACGCACCGTTTCTCATGCCAAGAGGGAACGAGCCGAACGTCTGGACGGCACGAGGCAATGCAGATGATGAGTTCGTAGGCTGGTTTTGCTTGTCACCGAAAGGAAGGGCAGTGGCAGAAATCGGATATCGCCTGCGCCGGAAGGCTTGGGGTCAAGGGCTGGCGTCTGAAGGTGCCGCCGCGCTCATCGGTTGGGGCTTCGAAGGTGGCGGATACGACAGTATCGTGGCTCATACAATGGCAGTTAATCGGGGATCGCGCCGCGTGATGGAGAAAATTGGCATGAAACACACGCGGACGGATTTCCTGGATTTCCCCGACCCTATACCCGGCACTGAGCACGGTGAGGTGATGTATGAGCTGAGTCACTCGGAATGGCTCGGCATTTAA
- a CDS encoding DNA methyltransferase, whose amino-acid sequence MTGNVNTPRNVIFNADCIQAMRSFDRASVDFILTDPPYLVNYRSRDGRTVANDDNARWLRPAFNQMHRVLKDGGFAVSFYGWNKVDLFMDAWKAAGFRVVGHIVFRKRYASSSKFLRYQHEQAYLLAKGNVSLPENPIPDVIDFPYAGNKLHPTQKPVEALRPLIEAFTKPGDLVLDPFSGSGSTLAAAQQLGRDWIGVELDSRHHETASKRLAAMQQHGRAAA is encoded by the coding sequence ATGACCGGCAACGTCAACACCCCCCGCAACGTGATCTTCAATGCCGATTGCATCCAGGCGATGCGCTCTTTTGACAGGGCATCGGTGGACTTCATTCTGACCGACCCGCCCTATCTGGTGAACTATCGCAGCCGTGACGGCAGGACCGTGGCCAACGACGACAACGCCCGGTGGTTGCGTCCCGCGTTCAATCAGATGCACCGCGTTTTGAAGGATGGCGGTTTCGCGGTTTCGTTCTACGGCTGGAATAAGGTCGATTTGTTCATGGACGCATGGAAGGCGGCAGGCTTCCGCGTTGTCGGGCATATCGTATTCCGCAAGCGTTATGCGTCTTCGTCGAAGTTTCTGCGCTACCAGCACGAACAGGCTTACTTGCTGGCGAAGGGCAATGTTTCCCTGCCCGAAAACCCGATCCCGGACGTGATCGACTTCCCCTATGCGGGCAACAAGCTGCATCCCACGCAAAAGCCGGTGGAGGCGTTGCGCCCGCTGATCGAGGCTTTCACGAAGCCCGGCGATCTTGTGCTGGACCCGTTTAGCGGCAGCGGTTCGACATTGGCGGCAGCGCAGCAGCTTGGCCGGGACTGGATCGGTGTTGAACTGGACAGCAGACACCACGAAACGGCCAGCAAGCGGCTTGCAGCCATGCAGCAGCACGGCAGGGCGGCGGCATAA
- a CDS encoding DUF2285 domain-containing protein, whose protein sequence is MRSHDAGGCDFPCDPETLADRQSQFWIPSLQPRAVMLSPAPEPVGPEAPTFTLAHLDGLDLRRAGDGWHGLWRVDGVAHQFWLPEAVPEAAAFYVVILPMDAFLELRAHAARRLWRSLNGRAPGPDFRAIPSQLRQFHILSLRALDAKLRGESHRAIGETLLGFRGDKTDWEGDPRRNKIRRLVTHGIAMMKGGYRLLLHYPIKPRRK, encoded by the coding sequence ATGCGTTCGCACGACGCTGGGGGCTGCGATTTCCCCTGCGATCCTGAAACGCTCGCCGACCGGCAATCACAATTCTGGATTCCGAGCCTTCAGCCGCGGGCGGTGATGTTGTCGCCCGCCCCGGAGCCGGTCGGCCCAGAGGCACCGACATTCACGCTTGCCCATCTGGATGGCCTCGATCTGCGTCGCGCCGGTGACGGCTGGCACGGGCTATGGCGGGTGGATGGCGTCGCACATCAGTTCTGGCTGCCCGAGGCCGTCCCCGAAGCGGCAGCCTTCTATGTTGTCATCCTGCCGATGGATGCCTTTCTTGAATTGCGCGCCCATGCGGCGCGGCGCTTGTGGCGGTCCCTGAACGGTCGCGCGCCAGGCCCGGATTTCCGGGCTATACCTTCGCAACTGCGCCAGTTTCATATCCTGTCCTTGCGCGCGCTCGATGCGAAGCTGCGCGGTGAAAGCCATCGCGCCATCGGCGAGACGTTGCTCGGCTTTCGCGGCGACAAGACAGATTGGGAGGGTGATCCGCGCCGCAACAAAATCCGTCGCTTGGTCACTCATGGCATCGCCATGATGAAAGGTGGCTACAGGCTACTCCTGCATTATCCGATCAAGCCTCGGCGCAAATAG